In the Helianthus annuus cultivar XRQ/B chromosome 11, HanXRQr2.0-SUNRISE, whole genome shotgun sequence genome, one interval contains:
- the LOC110919092 gene encoding uncharacterized protein LOC110919092, with amino-acid sequence MQAKDPHANPSVSAPMINHEGVQSDQSIRKDPGKSPISYADTVGVSTSRKVNFRNLASPEAHEGCDVVLPKESVRAVKDKLINTLYGYFLGDRVAYPVVEYFVRNNWKKFGIQKTMMNANGFFFFKFADESGMMNAMKEGPWIIRSQPLFLNIWSPSSKLEKKEVKMVQIWVKIHDVPIAAYTEDGLSMIATAIGNPIVLDSYTTSMCLDSWGRSSFARALVEISAEKDFKEEIVIAVPNLEGAGFVKEKVYVEYEWSPHRCACCNVFGHHDGDCPRQPKQVTKVSAANQKPNQIPKSKGPSKQPVVDKDGFTDVDARKTAKRSGFPVNKQKQRFEYRPVGVKSGGGVIKSAPVPKGDLNIPSTSNRFTSPNPFDALNDTDADGPEAKENSENNQVDSDDEEVVEVYNEMDPFILQGSKKPNDKQGASTPSTAGYNG; translated from the coding sequence atgcaAGCTAAGGATCCCCATGCAAACCCTAGTGTTTCGGCTCCTATGATCAATCATGAAGGTGTGCAAAGCGACCAAAGTATCCGTAAGGATCCAGGTAAATCTCCTATTTCATACGCTGATACGGTTGGGGTTTCCACTTCCAGGAAAGTTAATTTTCGGAATCTTGCTAGTCCCGAAGCTCATGAGGGTTGTGATGTTGTCTTGCCAAAGGAATCGGTTAGGGCTGTTAAAGATAAGCTTATTAATACGCTATATGGTTATTTCCTTGGTGATCGGGTTGCTTATCCGGTAGTTGAGTACTTCGTGAGGAATAACTGGAAGAAGTTTGGAATTCAAAAAACCATGATGAACGCCAatggttttttcttttttaaatttgcTGATGAGTCGGGTATGATGAATGCTATGAAAGAGGGGCCTTGGATAATCCGTTCTCAACCGTTGTTTCTTAATATATGGTCACCTTCGTCAAAGCTGGAAAAAAAGGAAGTTAAAATGGTGcaaatttgggttaaaatacaTGATGTCCCTATTGCGGCATACACGGAGGATGGATTAAGCATGATTGCAACGGCTATAGGTAACCCTATTGTTCTAGACTCGTACACTACATCAATGTGTTTAGATTCTTGGGGTAGGAGCAGCTTTGCGAGAGCTTTGGTTGAAATTTCGGCTGAAAAGGACTTCAAAGAGGAAATAGTGATAGCAGTCCCAAATCTGGAGGGTGCAGGCTTTGTTAAGGAAAAAGTGTATGTGGAATATGAATGGAGCCCTCATCGGTGCGCATGTTGCAATGTGTTTGGACATCATGATGGGGACTGCCCAAGACAACCTAAACAGGTCACGAAGGTTTCGGCTGCTAATCAAAAACCTAATCAGATACCTAAGTCTAAAGGGCCTTCAAAACAACCTGTAGTAGATAAAGATGGGTTCACGGATGTGGATGCTAGGAAAACAGCAAAGAGATCGGGATTCCCAGTTAATAAGCAAAAGCAGAGGTTTGAATACCGGCCGGTTGGAGTTAAAAGTGGGGGAGGGGTGATTAAATCAGCCCCAGTGCCGAAAGGGGACCTGAACATACCTTCAACGTCGAATAGGTTTACTTCCCCAAATCCGTTTGATGCATTGAATGATACGGATGCGGATGGTCCGGAAGCTAAAGAGAACTCGGAGAATAATCAGGTGGACTCAGACGATGAGGAGGTTGTGGAAGTTTATAACGAAATGGATCCTTTTATTTTACAAGGCTCAAAAAAACCGAACGATAaacaaggggcaagcactccttctacAGCGGGTTACAATGGTTAG